From a region of the Helianthus annuus cultivar XRQ/B chromosome 5, HanXRQr2.0-SUNRISE, whole genome shotgun sequence genome:
- the LOC110941093 gene encoding uncharacterized protein LOC110941093 isoform X3: MLEITIDNKLHLVVVVIRSFRLKLFLTAEKMNTASTSSGPPAIPLNQQNDTIVQIVSPPVPPPFPEPPKPNLHRSYLPPPNLPCSDLLTGRREKYIKIGVPLYEAAIRGDWKAAKPILDREPYLIRFAITENYDTLLHIAASAESTNAVVEFVTKLVQLMKSEDLELQNKNYKTALSLAAAAGNVKTAMIMVKKNPRLPEIPGINGTMPLYMAALFEKPLMVRYLYGISNEMEGNCWSDDNRGWVLLKCVEADIFVFLGVHVKIGPREKESEALQLLRVLWEKVITKMSKFNIDWILEGPGVEIAKGYTTEWSHPSRVLFLATKMGNMRFIIELIRSNPDQIWKRDDKGKTIFHLAVKHRQINIYKLIYEIGAMKDLITPVTNKKGNNMLHMVAKKPKQNQIQNVSGAALEMQRELSWFKVMLLD; this comes from the exons ATGCTTGAAATTACTATCGATAATAAATTGCATCTGGTTGTTGTTGTAATACGATCATTCCGGTTGAAACTATTCCTTACAGCTGAAAAGATGAACACCGCAAGTACAAGCTCTGGTCCTCCTGCAATTCCACTCAACCAGCAAAACGATACTATCGTTCAGATTGTTTCACCACCGGTGCCACCGCCATTCCCAGAACCACCGAAACCGAACCTACATCGTTCATATCTACCACCACCAAACCTACCTTGTTCAGATCTACTTACTG GACGGAGAGAAAAGTACATCAAGATTGGTGTTCCTCTTTATGAAGCAGCAATCAGAGGAGATTGGAAGGCCGCTAAACCAATTCTTGATAGAGAACCATATCTGATACGTTTTGCTATCACTGAAAATTATGATACCCTACTTCACATTGCAGCTTCAGCAGAAAGCACCAATGCTGTGGTAGAATTTGTGACAAAACTAGTACAGTTGATGAAAAGTGAGGATTTGGAGCTACAAAACAAAAATTACAAGACTGCCCTCAGTTTAGCAGCAGCAGCAGGAAATGTAAAAACAGCAATGATAATGGTGAAAAAGAATCCAAGACTGCCAGAGATCCCAGGTATTAATGGAACAATGCCACTTTATATGGCAGCACTGTTTGAAAAACCTCTCATGGTGAGGTATTTGTATGGTATCTCTAATGAAATGGAAGGCAATTGTTGGTCAGATGATAATCGCGGTTGGGTCCTATTAAAATGTGTTGAAGCTGATATCTTTG TTTTTTTAGGGGTTCACGTGAAGATAGGGCCCCGGGAGAAAGAGAGTGAAGCCCTGCAATTATTAAGAGTACTTTGGGAAAAAGTAATTACCAAAATGTCTAAGTTCAACATTGATTGGATACTCGAGGGGCCAGGTGTAGAGATTGCAAAGGGATATACAACAGAGTGGAGCCACCCTTCCCGGGTACTTTTTCTTGCTACTAAAATGGGCAACATGCGTTTTATAATTGAGCTTATTCGCTCAAATCCTGATCAAATTTGGAAACGAGATGACAAAGGAAAGACTATATTTCACTTAGCGGTCAAACATCGTCAAATAAACATCTACAAGTTGATATATGAGATTGGTGCAATGAAAGATTTAATAACTCCTGTTACAAACAAAAAAGGCAATAACATGTTGCATATGGTTGCAAAAAAGCCTAAGCAAAATCAAATTCAAAACGTGTCTGGGGCTGCTTTGGAAATGCAACGAGAGTTATCATGGTTCAAG gtgatgttgcttgattga
- the LOC110943505 gene encoding protein app1-like, which translates to MAMSAAPDHDFDLADDLDHDFDLAGDPGHEFDLADDVEHEIDHVPNEQPFVAPVAPVVPVAPVVPVAPVVSVAPVAPVAPIDQPPVVPANLNPAPADPVPLPDHNPIFAEIPDIAPILPDPVLMFEDHAPFATHIDPIYADTHNGWVDDDDYPPYVRPVTPSRAPISAPIDVTPHFPHVSDIHRTDLPITFLQDIHPPRPGEGSSR; encoded by the coding sequence ATGGCCATGTCAGCCGCACCCGATCATGATTTTGACCTTGCTGATGACCTCGACCATGATTTCGACCTTGCTGGTGACCCCGGTCACGAGTTTGATCTTGCTGATGACGTCGAGCATGAGATAGACCATGTTCCTAATGAGCAGCCATTCGTGGCTCCTGTTGCTCCTGTTGTTCCTGTTGCTCCTGTTGTTCCTGTTGCTCCTGTTGTTTCTGTTGCTCCTGTTGCTCCTGTTGCTCCTATCGATCAGCCCCCTGTTGTACCCGCTAACCTAAATCCAGCCCCAGCTGACCCTGTCCCATTGCCAGATCATAATCCCATCTTTGCTGAGATACCTGATATTGCACCGATATTACCCGATCCAGTCCTTATGTTTGAGGACCATGCTCCGTTTGCCACCCACATCGATCCGATATATGCTGACACCCACAATGGGTGGGTCGACGATGACGATTATCCCCCATATGTTAGACCTGTCACTCCTTCCCGTGCACCCATCTCTGCACCGATTGATGTTACCCCTCATTTTCCCCATGTGTCAGATATCCATCGTACCGACCTTCCTATCACTTTCCTCCAAGACATTCATCCACCTCGTCCTGGGGAGGGTTCGTCGAGGTAG
- the LOC110941093 gene encoding uncharacterized protein LOC110941093 isoform X1: MLEITIDNKLHLVVVVIRSFRLKLFLTAEKMNTASTSSGPPAIPLNQQNDTIVQIVSPPVPPPFPEPPKPNLHRSYLPPPNLPCSDLLTGRREKYIKIGVPLYEAAIRGDWKAAKPILDREPYLIRFAITENYDTLLHIAASAESTNAVVEFVTKLVQLMKSEDLELQNKNYKTALSLAAAAGNVKTAMIMVKKNPRLPEIPGINGTMPLYMAALFEKPLMVRYLYGISNEMEGNCWSDDNRGWVLLKCVEADIFVFLGVHVKIGPREKESEALQLLRVLWEKVITKMSKFNIDWILEGPGVEIAKGYTTEWSHPSRVLFLATKMGNMRFIIELIRSNPDQIWKRDDKGKTIFHLAVKHRQINIYKLIYEIGAMKDLITPVTNKKGNNMLHMVAKKPKQNQIQNVSGAALEMQRELSWFKVSDQNEFRADTSIRTRRVRHETGFGSERF; encoded by the exons ATGCTTGAAATTACTATCGATAATAAATTGCATCTGGTTGTTGTTGTAATACGATCATTCCGGTTGAAACTATTCCTTACAGCTGAAAAGATGAACACCGCAAGTACAAGCTCTGGTCCTCCTGCAATTCCACTCAACCAGCAAAACGATACTATCGTTCAGATTGTTTCACCACCGGTGCCACCGCCATTCCCAGAACCACCGAAACCGAACCTACATCGTTCATATCTACCACCACCAAACCTACCTTGTTCAGATCTACTTACTG GACGGAGAGAAAAGTACATCAAGATTGGTGTTCCTCTTTATGAAGCAGCAATCAGAGGAGATTGGAAGGCCGCTAAACCAATTCTTGATAGAGAACCATATCTGATACGTTTTGCTATCACTGAAAATTATGATACCCTACTTCACATTGCAGCTTCAGCAGAAAGCACCAATGCTGTGGTAGAATTTGTGACAAAACTAGTACAGTTGATGAAAAGTGAGGATTTGGAGCTACAAAACAAAAATTACAAGACTGCCCTCAGTTTAGCAGCAGCAGCAGGAAATGTAAAAACAGCAATGATAATGGTGAAAAAGAATCCAAGACTGCCAGAGATCCCAGGTATTAATGGAACAATGCCACTTTATATGGCAGCACTGTTTGAAAAACCTCTCATGGTGAGGTATTTGTATGGTATCTCTAATGAAATGGAAGGCAATTGTTGGTCAGATGATAATCGCGGTTGGGTCCTATTAAAATGTGTTGAAGCTGATATCTTTG TTTTTTTAGGGGTTCACGTGAAGATAGGGCCCCGGGAGAAAGAGAGTGAAGCCCTGCAATTATTAAGAGTACTTTGGGAAAAAGTAATTACCAAAATGTCTAAGTTCAACATTGATTGGATACTCGAGGGGCCAGGTGTAGAGATTGCAAAGGGATATACAACAGAGTGGAGCCACCCTTCCCGGGTACTTTTTCTTGCTACTAAAATGGGCAACATGCGTTTTATAATTGAGCTTATTCGCTCAAATCCTGATCAAATTTGGAAACGAGATGACAAAGGAAAGACTATATTTCACTTAGCGGTCAAACATCGTCAAATAAACATCTACAAGTTGATATATGAGATTGGTGCAATGAAAGATTTAATAACTCCTGTTACAAACAAAAAAGGCAATAACATGTTGCATATGGTTGCAAAAAAGCCTAAGCAAAATCAAATTCAAAACGTGTCTGGGGCTGCTTTGGAAATGCAACGAGAGTTATCATGGTTCAAG GTTTCGGATCAGAATGAGTTTCGGGCCGACACAAGTATCCGCACAAGACGGGTTAGACACGAAAcaggttttggatcggaacggtTTTAG
- the LOC110941093 gene encoding uncharacterized protein LOC110941093 isoform X5, giving the protein MLEITIDNKLHLVVVVIRSFRLKLFLTAEKMNTASTSSGPPAIPLNQQNDTIVQIVSPPVPPPFPEPPKPNLHRSYLPPPNLPCSDLLTASAESTNAVVEFVTKLVQLMKSEDLELQNKNYKTALSLAAAAGNVKTAMIMVKKNPRLPEIPGINGTMPLYMAALFEKPLMVRYLYGISNEMEGNCWSDDNRGWVLLKCVEADIFVFLGVHVKIGPREKESEALQLLRVLWEKVITKMSKFNIDWILEGPGVEIAKGYTTEWSHPSRVLFLATKMGNMRFIIELIRSNPDQIWKRDDKGKTIFHLAVKHRQINIYKLIYEIGAMKDLITPVTNKKGNNMLHMVAKKPKQNQIQNVSGAALEMQRELSWFKVSDQNEFRADTSIRTRRVRHETGFGSERF; this is encoded by the exons ATGCTTGAAATTACTATCGATAATAAATTGCATCTGGTTGTTGTTGTAATACGATCATTCCGGTTGAAACTATTCCTTACAGCTGAAAAGATGAACACCGCAAGTACAAGCTCTGGTCCTCCTGCAATTCCACTCAACCAGCAAAACGATACTATCGTTCAGATTGTTTCACCACCGGTGCCACCGCCATTCCCAGAACCACCGAAACCGAACCTACATCGTTCATATCTACCACCACCAAACCTACCTTGTTCAGATCTACTTACTG CTTCAGCAGAAAGCACCAATGCTGTGGTAGAATTTGTGACAAAACTAGTACAGTTGATGAAAAGTGAGGATTTGGAGCTACAAAACAAAAATTACAAGACTGCCCTCAGTTTAGCAGCAGCAGCAGGAAATGTAAAAACAGCAATGATAATGGTGAAAAAGAATCCAAGACTGCCAGAGATCCCAGGTATTAATGGAACAATGCCACTTTATATGGCAGCACTGTTTGAAAAACCTCTCATGGTGAGGTATTTGTATGGTATCTCTAATGAAATGGAAGGCAATTGTTGGTCAGATGATAATCGCGGTTGGGTCCTATTAAAATGTGTTGAAGCTGATATCTTTG TTTTTTTAGGGGTTCACGTGAAGATAGGGCCCCGGGAGAAAGAGAGTGAAGCCCTGCAATTATTAAGAGTACTTTGGGAAAAAGTAATTACCAAAATGTCTAAGTTCAACATTGATTGGATACTCGAGGGGCCAGGTGTAGAGATTGCAAAGGGATATACAACAGAGTGGAGCCACCCTTCCCGGGTACTTTTTCTTGCTACTAAAATGGGCAACATGCGTTTTATAATTGAGCTTATTCGCTCAAATCCTGATCAAATTTGGAAACGAGATGACAAAGGAAAGACTATATTTCACTTAGCGGTCAAACATCGTCAAATAAACATCTACAAGTTGATATATGAGATTGGTGCAATGAAAGATTTAATAACTCCTGTTACAAACAAAAAAGGCAATAACATGTTGCATATGGTTGCAAAAAAGCCTAAGCAAAATCAAATTCAAAACGTGTCTGGGGCTGCTTTGGAAATGCAACGAGAGTTATCATGGTTCAAG GTTTCGGATCAGAATGAGTTTCGGGCCGACACAAGTATCCGCACAAGACGGGTTAGACACGAAAcaggttttggatcggaacggtTTTAG
- the LOC110941093 gene encoding uncharacterized protein LOC110941093 isoform X4 — protein MLEITIDNKLHLVVVVIRSFRLKLFLTAEKMNTASTSSGPPAIPLNQQNDTIVQIVSPPVPPPFPEPPKPNLHRSYLPPPNLPCSDLLTGRREKYIKIGVPLYEAAIRGDWKAAKPILDREPYLIRFAITENYDTLLHIAASAESTNAVVEFVTKLVQLMKSEDLELQNKNYKTALSLAAAAGNVKTAMIMVKKNPRLPEIPDDNRGWVLLKCVEADIFVFLGVHVKIGPREKESEALQLLRVLWEKVITKMSKFNIDWILEGPGVEIAKGYTTEWSHPSRVLFLATKMGNMRFIIELIRSNPDQIWKRDDKGKTIFHLAVKHRQINIYKLIYEIGAMKDLITPVTNKKGNNMLHMVAKKPKQNQIQNVSGAALEMQRELSWFKVSDQNEFRADTSIRTRRVRHETGFGSERF, from the exons ATGCTTGAAATTACTATCGATAATAAATTGCATCTGGTTGTTGTTGTAATACGATCATTCCGGTTGAAACTATTCCTTACAGCTGAAAAGATGAACACCGCAAGTACAAGCTCTGGTCCTCCTGCAATTCCACTCAACCAGCAAAACGATACTATCGTTCAGATTGTTTCACCACCGGTGCCACCGCCATTCCCAGAACCACCGAAACCGAACCTACATCGTTCATATCTACCACCACCAAACCTACCTTGTTCAGATCTACTTACTG GACGGAGAGAAAAGTACATCAAGATTGGTGTTCCTCTTTATGAAGCAGCAATCAGAGGAGATTGGAAGGCCGCTAAACCAATTCTTGATAGAGAACCATATCTGATACGTTTTGCTATCACTGAAAATTATGATACCCTACTTCACATTGCAGCTTCAGCAGAAAGCACCAATGCTGTGGTAGAATTTGTGACAAAACTAGTACAGTTGATGAAAAGTGAGGATTTGGAGCTACAAAACAAAAATTACAAGACTGCCCTCAGTTTAGCAGCAGCAGCAGGAAATGTAAAAACAGCAATGATAATGGTGAAAAAGAATCCAAGACTGCCAGAGATCCCAG ATGATAATCGCGGTTGGGTCCTATTAAAATGTGTTGAAGCTGATATCTTTG TTTTTTTAGGGGTTCACGTGAAGATAGGGCCCCGGGAGAAAGAGAGTGAAGCCCTGCAATTATTAAGAGTACTTTGGGAAAAAGTAATTACCAAAATGTCTAAGTTCAACATTGATTGGATACTCGAGGGGCCAGGTGTAGAGATTGCAAAGGGATATACAACAGAGTGGAGCCACCCTTCCCGGGTACTTTTTCTTGCTACTAAAATGGGCAACATGCGTTTTATAATTGAGCTTATTCGCTCAAATCCTGATCAAATTTGGAAACGAGATGACAAAGGAAAGACTATATTTCACTTAGCGGTCAAACATCGTCAAATAAACATCTACAAGTTGATATATGAGATTGGTGCAATGAAAGATTTAATAACTCCTGTTACAAACAAAAAAGGCAATAACATGTTGCATATGGTTGCAAAAAAGCCTAAGCAAAATCAAATTCAAAACGTGTCTGGGGCTGCTTTGGAAATGCAACGAGAGTTATCATGGTTCAAG GTTTCGGATCAGAATGAGTTTCGGGCCGACACAAGTATCCGCACAAGACGGGTTAGACACGAAAcaggttttggatcggaacggtTTTAG
- the LOC110941093 gene encoding uncharacterized protein LOC110941093 isoform X2: MLEITIDNKLHLVVVVIRSFRLKLFLTAEKMNTASTSSGPPAIPLNQQNDTIVQIVSPPVPPPFPEPPKPNLHRSYLPPPNLPCSDLLTGRREKYIKIGVPLYEAAIRGDWKAAKPILDREPYLIRFAITENYDTLLHIAASAESTNAVVEFVTKLVQLMKSEDLELQNKNYKTALSLAAAAGNVKTAMIMVKKNPRLPEIPGINGTMPLYMAALFEKPLMVRYLYGISNEMEGNCWSDDNRGWVLLKCVEADIFVFLGVHVKIGPREKESEALQLLRVLWEKVITKMSKFNIDWILEGPGVEIAKGYTTEWSHPSRVLFLATKMGNMRFIIELIRSNPDQIWKRDDKGKTIFHLAVKHRQINIYKLIYEIGAMKDLITPVTNKKGNNMLHMVAKKPKQNQIQNVSGAALEMQRELSWFKVNLNSILLFSGAARQL; this comes from the exons ATGCTTGAAATTACTATCGATAATAAATTGCATCTGGTTGTTGTTGTAATACGATCATTCCGGTTGAAACTATTCCTTACAGCTGAAAAGATGAACACCGCAAGTACAAGCTCTGGTCCTCCTGCAATTCCACTCAACCAGCAAAACGATACTATCGTTCAGATTGTTTCACCACCGGTGCCACCGCCATTCCCAGAACCACCGAAACCGAACCTACATCGTTCATATCTACCACCACCAAACCTACCTTGTTCAGATCTACTTACTG GACGGAGAGAAAAGTACATCAAGATTGGTGTTCCTCTTTATGAAGCAGCAATCAGAGGAGATTGGAAGGCCGCTAAACCAATTCTTGATAGAGAACCATATCTGATACGTTTTGCTATCACTGAAAATTATGATACCCTACTTCACATTGCAGCTTCAGCAGAAAGCACCAATGCTGTGGTAGAATTTGTGACAAAACTAGTACAGTTGATGAAAAGTGAGGATTTGGAGCTACAAAACAAAAATTACAAGACTGCCCTCAGTTTAGCAGCAGCAGCAGGAAATGTAAAAACAGCAATGATAATGGTGAAAAAGAATCCAAGACTGCCAGAGATCCCAGGTATTAATGGAACAATGCCACTTTATATGGCAGCACTGTTTGAAAAACCTCTCATGGTGAGGTATTTGTATGGTATCTCTAATGAAATGGAAGGCAATTGTTGGTCAGATGATAATCGCGGTTGGGTCCTATTAAAATGTGTTGAAGCTGATATCTTTG TTTTTTTAGGGGTTCACGTGAAGATAGGGCCCCGGGAGAAAGAGAGTGAAGCCCTGCAATTATTAAGAGTACTTTGGGAAAAAGTAATTACCAAAATGTCTAAGTTCAACATTGATTGGATACTCGAGGGGCCAGGTGTAGAGATTGCAAAGGGATATACAACAGAGTGGAGCCACCCTTCCCGGGTACTTTTTCTTGCTACTAAAATGGGCAACATGCGTTTTATAATTGAGCTTATTCGCTCAAATCCTGATCAAATTTGGAAACGAGATGACAAAGGAAAGACTATATTTCACTTAGCGGTCAAACATCGTCAAATAAACATCTACAAGTTGATATATGAGATTGGTGCAATGAAAGATTTAATAACTCCTGTTACAAACAAAAAAGGCAATAACATGTTGCATATGGTTGCAAAAAAGCCTAAGCAAAATCAAATTCAAAACGTGTCTGGGGCTGCTTTGGAAATGCAACGAGAGTTATCATGGTTCAAG GTCAATTTaaattccatcttgttattttcgggAGCGGCTCGACAACtttaa